Proteins encoded in a region of the Psychromicrobium lacuslunae genome:
- a CDS encoding glycosyltransferase family 39 protein gives MSTTAINPQTSKPLDVQPQPAAAEAVLKRGRSAAKRPLWVRPSAAGLFLATALLYLWNLTSSGYGNSFYAAAVQAGTKSWTALLFGSLDAGNAITVDKPPASLWLPALLGRVFGFSSFTVLLPQALMGVAAVALLYAAVKRVSGPAAGLIAGGALAATPVAALMFRFNNPDAMLTLCLVAAGYAVLRSIAKPRWQWMALAGALIGLAFLTKMLQGFLTVPALGLAYLWAANTSLGRRIAHLLVAIGGVVAVAGSYLLVFQLTPTSVRPYMAGSENNSFWELTLGYNGLGRIFGGQGNGGGGGGMGGQNTGFGGATGLFRMFSTAFGGEISWYLPAALIALIAGFWFSRRAARTDAVRASLLLWGGWLLVTAATFSFMSGTIHPYYAVALAPAIAALLGIGAAELWRGRAMLSVRIVLALLIAASAIWSVVLLSRDANWLPWLKYLIIFFGVLAAVGVLLGADRWRIAGLKFGASALIIVSVFAVGLGGAAWTVATAAQGHTGSIPTSGPSSSGMGGFGGGMATSSSTALSQLLAKTDTKWSAITSGASSAAELELASGTSVIALGGWNGGDPYPSLEQFKTMVANGEVSYFIVGGQGGFGGGPGGGNSAIASWVAENFSSSTVGNSTVYALSK, from the coding sequence ATGTCAACAACAGCGATTAACCCACAAACATCGAAACCATTAGATGTTCAGCCGCAGCCAGCCGCTGCTGAGGCCGTCCTGAAACGCGGCAGGAGCGCTGCCAAACGACCGCTTTGGGTCCGCCCCTCAGCAGCTGGGCTATTCCTGGCGACTGCGCTGCTGTACCTGTGGAATTTGACCAGTTCCGGCTACGGGAACAGTTTCTATGCGGCCGCCGTGCAGGCGGGCACTAAAAGTTGGACGGCGTTGCTGTTTGGCTCGCTGGACGCCGGTAACGCCATTACGGTGGATAAGCCACCCGCCTCGCTCTGGTTGCCCGCTTTGCTGGGGCGAGTCTTCGGGTTCTCTTCTTTCACGGTGCTGCTACCGCAAGCCTTAATGGGGGTTGCCGCGGTAGCCCTGCTCTATGCCGCGGTTAAACGGGTGTCCGGGCCTGCAGCAGGGCTGATCGCTGGTGGGGCGCTCGCCGCGACCCCGGTGGCCGCTCTGATGTTCCGGTTCAATAACCCCGATGCCATGCTGACGCTGTGTTTGGTCGCCGCTGGATATGCTGTGCTGCGTTCTATTGCTAAACCCCGTTGGCAGTGGATGGCATTGGCCGGTGCTTTGATTGGTCTGGCCTTCCTGACCAAGATGCTGCAGGGCTTCCTCACCGTTCCGGCCTTAGGCTTGGCATATTTATGGGCGGCTAACACCAGCCTGGGCCGACGAATCGCGCACTTGCTCGTCGCGATTGGCGGCGTCGTGGCGGTTGCCGGCAGCTACTTACTGGTCTTCCAGCTCACCCCAACTAGCGTGCGACCCTATATGGCCGGTTCCGAGAACAATAGTTTTTGGGAGCTCACGCTAGGCTACAACGGCCTCGGGCGGATCTTCGGCGGCCAGGGGAACGGCGGCGGAGGTGGTGGGATGGGTGGCCAAAACACCGGCTTTGGCGGTGCCACTGGACTGTTCAGAATGTTCAGCACAGCCTTTGGCGGCGAGATCTCCTGGTACCTGCCGGCTGCGTTGATCGCCTTGATCGCTGGTTTTTGGTTCAGCAGACGGGCTGCCCGAACCGATGCGGTACGGGCTTCACTGTTGCTGTGGGGCGGCTGGCTGCTGGTCACCGCGGCCACCTTCAGTTTTATGAGCGGCACCATTCATCCCTACTATGCGGTGGCGCTGGCCCCTGCGATTGCAGCACTACTGGGCATCGGGGCGGCCGAATTATGGCGGGGCAGGGCGATGCTTTCGGTGCGAATCGTGCTGGCACTGTTGATCGCTGCATCGGCGATCTGGTCGGTGGTGCTGCTGAGCCGGGACGCGAACTGGTTGCCCTGGCTGAAGTATCTGATCATTTTCTTCGGTGTGCTCGCCGCCGTTGGGGTACTGCTGGGTGCGGATCGGTGGCGAATTGCCGGGCTGAAGTTCGGTGCCTCGGCCCTCATTATCGTCTCCGTTTTTGCGGTAGGGCTCGGCGGTGCCGCCTGGACTGTGGCCACAGCAGCCCAAGGGCACACCGGCTCAATCCCCACCTCAGGTCCCAGTTCTTCGGGGATGGGTGGTTTTGGTGGCGGCATGGCAACTAGCTCCTCCACTGCACTAAGCCAGTTATTGGCGAAGACCGATACTAAGTGGTCAGCTATCACCTCTGGGGCGTCCAGTGCTGCCGAGCTCGAATTGGCCTCTGGTACTTCAGTAATCGCCCTAGGCGGCTGGAACGGCGGGGACCCTTACCCCAGCTTGGAACAATTTAAGACCATGGTGGCCAACGGTGAGGTCAGCTACTTCATTGTGGGCGGCCAGGGTGGTTTTGGTGGCGGTCCAGGCGGCGGGAACTCGGCGATTGCCAGTTGGGTGGCCGAAAACTTCAGTTCAAGCACGGTGGGAAACAGCACCGTCTATGCGCTGAGCAAGTGA
- a CDS encoding bifunctional glycosyltransferase family 2/GtrA family protein produces the protein MTITTSPQRAQVEQQSTSPAFHQPIQQEPQIAVLDITIPVFNEELDLAACVQRLYGHLTEHFPYSFMITIADNASTDDTLEIAEQLARENAQVRVVHLAEKGRGNALRTVWEASLSPVLAYMDVDLSTDLNALAPLVAPLISGHSDLSIGSRLSRGSRVVRGPKREIISRCYNLMLRGFLQTGFSDAQCGFKAIRADVAHLLLPHTSDPAWFFDTELLVLAERCGLRVYEVPVDWTDDPLSKVDIAATAWADLRGMARISRELVNGRIPVQQLRAAVARAPLPEADSVAAKRGLFGQLVRFGIVGVASTGLYLVLFLLFRLAMDAQLSNAFALLLSAVVNTAVNRSFTFGHRGSGAVRHQFHGLLVFGIGWALSAGSLWAVHQLSQPSLLIEIFAVVLANLLATLVKFLLFRLWVFRERPSQETSTTAKEA, from the coding sequence ATGACCATCACAACTTCACCGCAGCGAGCGCAAGTGGAGCAGCAATCCACTTCTCCGGCGTTTCATCAGCCGATCCAGCAAGAACCCCAGATAGCGGTTCTTGACATCACTATTCCGGTCTTTAACGAAGAGCTCGATTTAGCTGCCTGTGTGCAGCGTCTATACGGTCATTTGACCGAGCACTTCCCCTATAGTTTCATGATCACCATTGCCGATAATGCCAGCACGGACGACACCTTGGAGATCGCCGAGCAATTAGCCCGGGAAAATGCGCAGGTGAGAGTTGTTCATCTGGCTGAGAAGGGGCGTGGCAATGCATTGCGAACAGTCTGGGAGGCATCGCTCTCCCCGGTCCTTGCCTATATGGATGTTGATCTTTCCACCGACCTCAACGCCTTAGCTCCCTTGGTGGCGCCGCTGATTTCGGGGCATTCCGACCTGTCTATCGGTAGCAGACTTTCCCGGGGTTCGCGGGTGGTTCGCGGCCCGAAGCGAGAGATCATTTCACGGTGCTACAACTTAATGCTGAGAGGCTTCTTGCAAACCGGTTTTTCCGATGCGCAGTGCGGGTTCAAGGCCATTCGTGCAGACGTGGCCCACCTGTTATTACCGCACACCAGCGATCCGGCTTGGTTCTTCGACACCGAGCTACTGGTATTAGCGGAACGTTGTGGTCTACGGGTCTACGAAGTGCCGGTTGATTGGACCGATGACCCGCTGTCCAAAGTGGATATAGCGGCCACCGCTTGGGCTGATCTGCGGGGCATGGCTCGGATCAGCAGAGAACTGGTGAATGGGCGCATTCCGGTACAGCAATTGCGCGCGGCGGTGGCCCGCGCGCCTCTCCCGGAGGCTGACTCGGTCGCGGCGAAGCGCGGCCTCTTCGGCCAGCTGGTCAGGTTCGGTATTGTCGGCGTTGCTTCCACTGGTCTCTACCTGGTACTTTTCCTGCTCTTCAGGCTGGCGATGGATGCTCAGCTTTCCAATGCGTTCGCACTACTGCTCTCAGCGGTGGTCAATACTGCGGTCAACCGGAGCTTTACCTTCGGACACCGTGGCTCGGGGGCGGTGCGCCATCAGTTTCATGGCTTGCTGGTTTTCGGCATTGGCTGGGCACTTAGCGCCGGTTCGTTATGGGCAGTTCATCAGCTTTCTCAGCCTTCGCTGCTGATCGAGATCTTCGCCGTGGTATTGGCCAATCTGCTTGCCACCTTGGTGAAATTCCTGCTCTTCCGGCTCTGGGTGTTCCGCGAGCGGCCCAGCCAAGAAACCTCCACGACCGCGAAAGAAGCCTGA
- a CDS encoding ArnT family glycosyltransferase, with translation MTATETPLSLGSSTSRRATRSSAEQQSPPGKPEHGKGDRGNGPRASAAAERNPRESWRQRSGIVVLLLATAVLYLWNLSASGWANAFYSAAAQAGSANFEAFIFGSSDAANAITVDKPPASLWFMALSVKLFGLNSWSILVPEVLMGVASVGVLYLAVKRVSSRGAGLLAGAVLALTPAAVLMFRYNNPDALLVLLITLAAYTTVRAVQSGAWKWAILTGLLIGFGFLTKQLQVLLVVPGLGLAYLLYAPVSWLKRAVQLLSMAAAAVLAAGWWVALVELTPASMRPYIGGSQSNSILELTFGYNGLGRIDGNQVGSVGGGNGWGQTGLGRLFSSSFGGQISWLLPAALILLLSSVVMLWRSRAEGLSALLGSPRPAAERPAETDVGKFGYHWQREASASWRGWKASFVIWGGWLLVTGLTFSLMAGIIHEYYSVALAPAIAALIGLGGALFWQRREQPLSAILLATTSFATGIWSWILLSRVSGFLPWLKWLVLLLTVLAGVGLILNAFLPELWRKAVLVTAIVAALLGPASFSLATVGSGHSGAIVTAGPSAGGPAGSFGGGQPLSNGRSPAGGGGAGMGGMGGLLNSSTPSTELLALLKADASSYTWAAAVVGSNNAAGYQLASELPVMAVGGFNGTDPAPTLEQFKLLVAAGEIHYFIGGSIAGASSSGSNDASEINNWVAQNYQATTVGSVTLYDLSR, from the coding sequence ATGACAGCAACAGAGACTCCGCTAAGCCTAGGCAGTTCGACGAGTCGAAGAGCCACCAGGAGTTCTGCCGAACAACAATCGCCGCCGGGCAAACCTGAGCACGGTAAGGGGGATCGCGGTAACGGCCCTCGAGCATCTGCCGCAGCCGAGAGGAACCCCCGGGAAAGCTGGCGTCAGCGCAGCGGTATCGTCGTGTTGCTGCTGGCAACCGCAGTGCTCTATCTATGGAACCTCAGTGCTTCTGGCTGGGCTAATGCTTTCTATTCGGCTGCGGCTCAGGCTGGTTCGGCGAACTTTGAAGCGTTTATTTTCGGTTCATCCGATGCCGCTAACGCCATCACCGTCGACAAGCCGCCGGCTTCGTTGTGGTTTATGGCGCTTTCGGTGAAGCTTTTCGGCCTGAATTCGTGGAGCATTCTGGTACCAGAAGTCCTCATGGGGGTGGCTTCCGTTGGTGTGCTCTATCTTGCGGTCAAGCGCGTCAGTAGCCGTGGTGCGGGGCTGCTCGCCGGAGCGGTATTGGCGCTCACCCCGGCAGCGGTGTTGATGTTCCGTTACAACAACCCGGACGCTTTGCTGGTTTTGCTGATCACGCTGGCCGCTTACACCACGGTGCGTGCGGTGCAATCGGGCGCCTGGAAATGGGCAATCCTGACCGGTTTGCTGATCGGATTCGGTTTTTTGACCAAGCAATTGCAAGTCCTGTTGGTGGTGCCTGGCCTTGGCCTGGCTTACCTGCTCTATGCCCCGGTTTCCTGGCTGAAACGTGCTGTGCAGCTGCTCAGCATGGCTGCCGCCGCGGTGCTTGCTGCAGGCTGGTGGGTGGCTTTGGTAGAACTCACCCCGGCGAGTATGAGGCCTTATATTGGGGGCTCACAAAGCAACTCGATTCTTGAACTGACCTTTGGCTACAACGGTTTGGGGCGGATCGACGGTAACCAGGTTGGCAGCGTCGGCGGCGGTAACGGTTGGGGGCAAACCGGGCTTGGTCGACTTTTTAGCTCCAGTTTCGGTGGCCAGATATCCTGGCTGCTTCCCGCCGCCTTGATTTTGCTGCTCAGTAGCGTGGTGATGCTGTGGCGGAGCAGAGCTGAGGGTTTGAGCGCATTGCTCGGTTCCCCGCGACCGGCTGCGGAGCGGCCCGCAGAAACTGATGTTGGAAAGTTCGGCTATCACTGGCAGCGCGAAGCCAGTGCCTCCTGGCGAGGATGGAAGGCATCATTCGTTATCTGGGGCGGCTGGTTGCTGGTCACTGGGCTGACATTCAGCCTGATGGCGGGCATCATTCACGAATACTATTCGGTGGCGCTGGCACCCGCGATTGCTGCGCTGATCGGACTGGGTGGTGCTTTGTTCTGGCAGCGGCGGGAACAACCGCTCAGCGCAATCCTCTTGGCGACGACGTCGTTCGCCACCGGAATCTGGAGCTGGATCCTGCTCAGCCGGGTTTCTGGATTTCTGCCCTGGCTGAAGTGGCTAGTGCTGCTACTGACTGTGCTGGCCGGAGTGGGGCTAATTCTCAATGCCTTCCTGCCCGAGCTGTGGCGTAAGGCAGTGCTTGTCACGGCGATCGTCGCCGCGCTACTCGGCCCAGCCTCCTTCAGCTTGGCCACAGTGGGCTCCGGACACAGCGGGGCCATCGTCACCGCCGGCCCCTCAGCGGGCGGCCCAGCCGGGAGTTTCGGTGGCGGTCAGCCGTTATCGAACGGGCGCAGCCCCGCTGGCGGCGGTGGCGCTGGTATGGGCGGTATGGGTGGGCTGCTCAACTCCAGCACGCCGAGCACCGAGCTGCTGGCCCTGCTGAAGGCCGACGCTTCAAGCTATACCTGGGCGGCCGCCGTGGTTGGCTCGAACAATGCTGCTGGCTACCAACTCGCCAGCGAGTTACCGGTGATGGCAGTGGGCGGTTTCAATGGCACCGACCCGGCACCAACTCTTGAGCAGTTCAAGCTCTTGGTCGCGGCCGGGGAGATTCACTATTTCATTGGCGGCAGCATTGCCGGTGCTAGTTCTTCCGGGAGCAACGACGCCAGCGAAATCAATAACTGGGTGGCGCAGAATTATCAGGCGACCACAGTGGGTAGCGTCACGCTCTACGACCTCAGTCGCTAA
- a CDS encoding sensor histidine kinase, producing MNSLSGATPTPRRPRRFKRLRLRTKLILGSLLLLASLGTGMGFASYFSMDSYLTSQLDDQLQRSAFGAANFIKMRPPQNPNGSPPNPLDAPGQGEGILSARIINGSLDAKGGWVDPVSRAQHSFDEADVPILKALTPGAAAANYTMSMGEYRLLAIKAADGSTVIAGLPLTARNNTLSSLRVILIFVALCTLALSGVIGTLLIRRSLRPLEHVSAVANGVASMPLDAGQVALVDRVDPSDNETEVGRVGYALNRMLDNVAGALAARHLSELKVRQFVADASHELRTPLTSIQGYSELVARTEQLSEAGQESLQRVRSQAARMSGLVDDLLLLARYDESREVEMAEVDLTQLLIETVSDMQISDVAANNDAVHHWEIKVPDEPVLVQGDESQLHRVLMNLLSNARKHTDPGTEVVAGLSRSADGSAIVTVTDNGAGIDADFLPEIFSRFARADAARSGTDGTSGLGLPIVKAIVEAHGGKVQVTSVPGRTEFLIRLPGDSK from the coding sequence GTGAATTCTCTCTCCGGTGCGACTCCAACGCCCCGGCGGCCTCGCCGCTTCAAACGACTCAGGTTGCGGACCAAGCTCATCCTTGGTTCGCTGCTACTGCTCGCCTCGCTGGGCACCGGAATGGGATTCGCTAGCTATTTTTCGATGGATTCCTATCTGACCAGTCAATTAGATGATCAGTTGCAACGCTCTGCTTTTGGTGCGGCTAATTTCATCAAAATGAGACCACCGCAGAATCCCAACGGTAGCCCGCCCAATCCCTTGGACGCCCCAGGGCAAGGGGAGGGGATTCTGAGCGCCCGCATCATCAATGGCAGTTTGGACGCCAAAGGCGGTTGGGTAGACCCGGTAAGCAGAGCACAACATAGCTTCGACGAGGCCGATGTGCCAATACTCAAAGCCCTTACTCCGGGGGCTGCGGCAGCGAACTACACAATGTCAATGGGAGAATACCGCCTATTGGCGATCAAAGCAGCTGATGGCAGCACGGTGATCGCGGGCCTGCCGCTGACTGCCCGCAATAACACCCTGTCCTCGCTGCGCGTTATCTTGATCTTTGTCGCGCTGTGCACTCTGGCGCTCAGCGGCGTCATCGGCACCCTGTTGATTCGGCGAAGTCTGAGACCACTTGAGCACGTTTCGGCGGTGGCGAACGGGGTGGCCAGTATGCCGCTTGACGCCGGTCAGGTGGCGCTGGTGGATCGGGTTGATCCCAGCGATAACGAGACCGAAGTGGGTCGGGTAGGGTACGCGCTCAATCGGATGCTGGATAACGTAGCCGGCGCCTTAGCCGCACGGCATCTCAGCGAACTCAAAGTACGCCAGTTCGTTGCCGACGCCAGCCACGAACTGCGCACACCATTGACCTCAATCCAGGGCTATTCCGAATTGGTGGCGCGCACCGAACAGCTCAGCGAAGCCGGACAAGAGTCCTTGCAGCGAGTCCGTTCGCAGGCCGCCCGAATGTCAGGGCTGGTCGACGATCTGCTATTGCTGGCCCGCTACGATGAGTCTCGCGAAGTAGAAATGGCCGAGGTAGATCTGACCCAATTGCTGATCGAGACGGTCAGCGATATGCAAATCAGCGATGTCGCGGCGAATAATGATGCGGTGCACCACTGGGAGATCAAAGTTCCCGATGAACCGGTGCTGGTGCAAGGGGATGAGAGCCAGTTGCATCGGGTGCTCATGAATTTGTTGTCAAATGCCCGCAAGCACACGGACCCCGGCACCGAGGTTGTCGCTGGACTGAGCCGATCCGCCGACGGCAGCGCGATTGTCACGGTCACCGACAATGGTGCGGGGATTGACGCCGATTTCCTACCCGAAATCTTTTCCAGATTCGCCCGTGCCGACGCTGCCCGTTCTGGCACCGACGGCACCAGTGGGCTCGGTCTGCCCATTGTCAAAGCCATTGTCGAGGCGCATGGTGGCAAGGTCCAGGTTACTTCAGTACCGGGCCGGACCGAGTTCCTGATTCGCTTACCCGGCGACTCGAAGTAA